CTTCTCTTTTTCTGGAATATTAAAGTAATTTAGAGATATCTCAGAAAAAGACAAAAAACCTTGCTTATTTTTTCCATACTCAATGAACACGGCCTGCAAAGCAGGCTCTATACGCTTTACATAAGCAACGTATATATTACCTCTTAATTGTTTTTTTTCCTTGAATTCTTGTTCAAACTCTACAACCCTACCATTAACTAGTAGGGCAACCCTTACCTCGTTAGAACAGGTAGTACTTTCTATCAACAATAACCTTTTGCCATCACTCACCACTTATTTACCGTCTACTTTCCATTCTGAAATGTTCTTATACTACTTAATATATTATTGATTGTCAAGAATTTTGCGACCTGCATTATTGGGTTGACTTTCAGTGTTTTGTGTTCTAAACTTGCATAGAGTTTATTATATCACTAACAATTATGGCGAAAAAAAATGCTTCTTTGCTTGTCAAGCTAGTTAGCACTGCAACTAAAACAACAAAAACTGGAGAAGAGAAACTAACAGGCTATTTTTGTGTAAAAAAACGTAATCCTAAGAACCTTCCCAAAAAGCTCGAGTTTAGGAAGTATGACCCAGTGGTCAGAAGACACGTATTATTTAAAGAAGAAAAATTAAAGTAAGTTTATTGTTATATATAGTTTATAATCAAGTTATACTCTAATAATAGAGCTCAGAGATATAATGGAAGGGAAGGTGAAACTCATAGTGTTGATCATTACACAATTAATAAACATAAAGTATAAAACACAGAAAACGCTCTAAAACCTAAAGTGTCACACGTTAGTAGGTCAAAAATCTAAGGGTTTTCCTTAGAGGGTTTATTGGACTAGATCGGATCAATATATAAACGTAAAAATAACCTGAGCTTGCCTAATATAAAAAGGTTCATGTAATTTGAATACAGAGTAAGCAGTAAAATGGCAAAATAAAATAGATAAAAAAATAGAAGTAAATGCAGACACTGATTTTTCATAAATCAAAAGGTGTGCTAAGAATTCCAGCATCACGTGTATAGCCGTGCGGACATTGTGGTAATTTGCGTAGTAGAAGGTGTCATCCCAGTACTTGATACTGGGATGATATACTTCTGGTAGATAATGTCGGTATAGTTGTGATTGGAATAGAAAGCACTAAGTTTGCAATGC
This sequence is a window from Wolbachia endosymbiont (group B) of Protocalliphora azurea. Protein-coding genes within it:
- the rpmG gene encoding 50S ribosomal protein L33; the encoded protein is MAKKNASLLVKLVSTATKTTKTGEEKLTGYFCVKKRNPKNLPKKLEFRKYDPVVRRHVLFKEEKLK